The following is a genomic window from Doryrhamphus excisus isolate RoL2022-K1 chromosome 3, RoL_Dexc_1.0, whole genome shotgun sequence.
ttgttcacttcctgctttccataatacagtttaagttttttttttaaaactttgaaCACAAAGTTTGAACACAACTTCAGTGCTTGTATTGGATTGACTAGCAATATACTAAGGTAGTATTTGAAAGTTATTTGAAGTTAAACAGATCAAAGAATTACAAGAAAATTGTAACAATATGATTCCTGGAACAATCAATTGTTTGCCAAATGGAAAATTAGCTCCAAGTGTGAACAAATCATTTTCTGGAACAGCGTGCCACCTTCAAGGGTTAGATCATGCTGGTTCTGCTGGAGACGGTCTCTCTCCTCGCCTGGTTCAACTGTCCTCCCGAAACGCAGAAGACACGCATAGACCCACCTCCTAGTCTCCTCGCACGAATAGCTCTCATCCTCCTGGTTTGCTCCCTTCTTCTCTTAAAGTAGACCAGCACACCATACCCCACCACAGCCAGAGCCATACCGAGTCCAGCGGCCATCAGCACCAGACCTGAAACCAGCATTTCCACACTGTCCTCACCTTTGTTACTGATTGTGGTCACACAGAGAAGAACCGTCCCACACAGTATCACCGCCACACCCACAACCAAAATCAGTGCCGGGTCGGCCTGTCCGCCGCTCTTCAGCTGCTCGATTTGTCGCCGACTGTGCACGCAGTTCATATCCTGTATAGCGGAGCTAAGAAGCTGTTTGAGCAGAACAGCCAATGAGAGAAGACATAACGTGGTGCCCACCCCCAGGCGCCACTCGTTGGAGATACTGGTGGTGATAGTGGAGAGGAGGCAGACGCCACCCAGGCCCAGACCTAATATGAGGGCGACTGAAGCACAGTAACACATGAGGGAGTGCCGTGGGTCTTTGAACCACCACAGGTCCACCTGGTCTTCCATGGTACGCCTCTGGAGCAGATCCAGGTAAAGGCTTGGAGGTTGAAGGTTGTCACGAGGCGGATATAAAAGCTGCAATTCCGGCATCGTGTTGATGTCCGACCATCCGGAAGAACTACAACAGCAGTTTTTGGATTGTTGAAGGAATTATAAACAAAATCCAACGCACTCACAAAGACACAggccgtccatccatctgcatCATGTCCTCCAACGCTGGCTTGGACCTCAGAGTAAATTATCTAGATGAATCAACAATAAGGAATCGAATTTCTCCAACAATTTTGATAAAATGTTCCATCTGGTAAGCAGACTTCAAATAGATGATTGATGAGTTCAGGCTCAGAGTAAGAAGAACGCGGTGGTCACAGTGACATTGTGGTAAGAGCCTTCATCTTCACAGAGAACATTGTGGCTGATGACCCGTTCCCTTATCTGCTTCGGCATAAACGCCCCCACCCCGCCTTCTCTCTCCTCATCACACAGGAAcagcatgaaaaaaaagcacaaagtcACAATTACAGCTTTGGATCACGCTTTGGTGAAGAATGGCTGCACAATAATGGCCCTCAGAGCAGAACACTGACTGATGAACACGGTGACTGCGCTGCTCAGGGTGGCTGGTGCTAGTGTGAATGTGAGAGCTGAATGATGTCAACGGGTCAGAAGAACTCTGCTATTGTCATCCAAAGGGTGGCGTCACTCTTACAAACTCACACAGCTGGAACCCCCCGTGGATTGTGAAAGTTTTGGAGCCATGATTGTGCAGACTATTATTATCCTTTATTGCTTATTCTCCACTTCTATAATGTAAACCCGGTGATtctcaaccattaccatttctgtGAGTGAAATCATATTTCATAATGACATACATCTCTCCATAAAGTGTAACTTACAATGCTCAAAAATGTACCAATCTATTATCTATACACTACTATTTTTGATTTACATATTGTCCAGTTCAATacacaatcaataaataatgtcggatgtgctattattattcaaaatggCTATCAAGATTCAAGAATCTTTATTGTCAATTCACCATATATCAAAAACACAGAGCATTTTTCTCTCCTCGGTGcagttaaaatatataaaatatgtaaaaatgtgtatatacagGGAATTTTAAAACATCTATTTTCAGAGAAATTAAACAGTAGGAGACACCCTGTTCGCAAGACGAAACAATGTATGAGATGGGGCATATGAAAACGagatattcatttaaaaaatatgaccacacaaagaaaaaaaaaatattttaccgtgtcacaaaacaatgcaggtgcattTTGAAATGGTTATTGTGGCAGAGAtgctaaacaatattattgtcaacattttttcgaaccaaataaaacactgttatgacaatatataataacaataatagtaataatgatttTTCACTTGGTAAAGTTGCTGAATTGGCATTTATaacatgtattttttcccccacaaacaattcatactgtctgtcaaacgtttgcagcatttcttgttCAAAACGGGTGTCAGCATTAATAGTGCCTGCTTGTATGTAGTTGAACAATgccagtttctttttttttgtcaaatctaTTTATCTTTGTCTATTTATATCAGGGCTA
Proteins encoded in this region:
- the tmem125b gene encoding transmembrane protein 125; the protein is MPELQLLYPPRDNLQPPSLYLDLLQRRTMEDQVDLWWFKDPRHSLMCYCASVALILGLGLGGVCLLSTITTSISNEWRLGVGTTLCLLSLAVLLKQLLSSAIQDMNCVHSRRQIEQLKSGGQADPALILVVGVAVILCGTVLLCVTTISNKGEDSVEMLVSGLVLMAAGLGMALAVVGYGVLVYFKRRREQTRRMRAIRARRLGGGSMRVFCVSGGQLNQARRETVSSRTSMI